A portion of the Glycine max cultivar Williams 82 chromosome 10, Glycine_max_v4.0, whole genome shotgun sequence genome contains these proteins:
- the LOC102662671 gene encoding uncharacterized protein, whose product MAILEIVRKFLKLRFGAVPANVKMAHNSMPNKKREHILETLTNSSLLDALYAPNNVLIHLFSPSTQGLTMIEKVTRLYLRKSASISQSILKLNAPETRVASYEADNSSDESSSSSYICCSQVMTMLTPDVTADTWNHSKIEETWYYSIKLLKVLFCLMWEVLAKKLNMMSY is encoded by the exons ATGGCTATCCTGGAGATTGTTCGTAAGTTTTTAAAACTTAG ATTTGGAGCCGTTCCTGCAAATGTGAAAATGGCACATAACTCAATGCCCAACAAAAAGAGAGAGCATATTTTAGAAACATTGACGAATAGTAGTTTGCTGGATGCTCTTTATGCCCCAAACAACGTTCTCATCCACTTATTTAGTCCAAG TACCCAAGGACTAACCATGATTGAAAAAGTCACAAGGCTATATCTGAGGAAATCAGCTTCAATCTCACAGAGCATACTAAAATTGAATGCTCCAGAAACCAGAGTCGCCTCGTATGAAGCAGATAACAGTTCAG AcgaatcttcttcatcttcatacATTTGCTGTTCGCAAGTAATGACTATGCTCACTCCTGATGTTACCGCTGATACTTGGAATCACTCCAAAATAGAAGAAACTTGGTATTATTCTATCAAGTTACTGAAAGTACTATTTTGTTTGATGTGGGAAGTATTGGCAAAAAAACTAAACATGATGAGCtactga